A window of the Aquimarina spinulae genome harbors these coding sequences:
- a CDS encoding amidohydrolase family protein, protein MKKIVFIIALCTIFFGKVTAQQTPAKAQSEAITITGATAHIGNGEVIENSILIFEKGKITAIGANGSASAKGTVIDASGKHVYPGFIAPNSTLGLVEIGAVRATDDDSEIGNYNPHIRSIIAYNAESKIVESMRPNGVLMAQITPRGGRISGTSSIVQLDAWNWEDATIKVDDGIHINWPSSFTRGRWWLGEEPGYKPNKKYVEQITELVDFIHQSKASIKSNTTTGNLPHLAMKGIFDGSKTLFIHVNTEKEILDVLNFSKENNIKKIVLVGAYEAYKVAAQLKQNNVPVLTTRTHSTPRQEDEDYDLPYKNAKLLMDAGVLVALQNSGQMERANARNLPFQAGTVAAHGLDKEKALQLITGNSAKILGIDNSTGTLEIGKDATLFISIGDALDMRTNQLEKAFIQGRDISLESHQTKLWKRYSEKYTK, encoded by the coding sequence ATGAAAAAAATAGTATTCATAATAGCACTGTGTACCATTTTCTTTGGAAAAGTAACAGCGCAGCAAACCCCAGCAAAAGCTCAAAGCGAAGCAATAACAATTACTGGTGCTACGGCACACATAGGCAATGGAGAAGTTATTGAAAACAGCATTCTCATTTTCGAAAAAGGAAAGATAACAGCAATAGGTGCTAATGGAAGTGCTTCTGCAAAAGGAACCGTAATCGATGCTTCTGGTAAACATGTCTATCCCGGTTTTATAGCTCCAAATTCTACATTAGGATTAGTAGAAATAGGTGCTGTTCGTGCCACAGATGACGATAGCGAGATTGGAAATTACAACCCACATATTCGGAGTATTATTGCCTACAATGCAGAAAGTAAAATTGTTGAAAGCATGCGCCCTAATGGTGTTTTAATGGCACAGATTACTCCCCGTGGTGGTAGAATTTCGGGAACATCATCGATTGTACAATTAGATGCCTGGAATTGGGAAGATGCAACTATAAAAGTAGATGATGGTATCCATATCAATTGGCCAAGTTCCTTTACCAGGGGTCGTTGGTGGCTTGGTGAAGAACCAGGATATAAACCAAATAAAAAATATGTAGAACAAATAACCGAATTGGTAGATTTCATACATCAATCCAAAGCTTCTATTAAGTCAAATACAACAACAGGAAACCTTCCTCATCTTGCAATGAAAGGCATTTTTGATGGATCAAAGACTTTGTTTATACATGTAAATACCGAAAAAGAAATTTTGGACGTACTTAATTTTTCTAAAGAAAATAATATTAAGAAAATAGTTTTAGTAGGTGCCTATGAAGCTTATAAAGTTGCAGCACAGCTAAAACAAAACAATGTTCCTGTATTAACTACAAGAACACACTCTACTCCCAGACAAGAAGATGAAGATTATGATTTACCCTATAAAAATGCAAAATTATTGATGGATGCTGGAGTGCTGGTTGCATTACAGAATAGCGGGCAAATGGAGCGTGCTAATGCACGTAATTTACCGTTTCAGGCAGGAACTGTTGCTGCACATGGATTAGATAAAGAAAAGGCCTTACAACTCATTACTGGTAATAGTGCTAAAATTTTAGGTATAGATAATAGTACCGGAACTCTTGAAATTGGTAAAGATGCTACTTTATTTATAAGTATTGGTGATGCTCTGGATATGCGCACAAATCAATTAGAGAAAGCTTTTATTCAAGGACGTGATATTAGCTTAGAAAGCCATCAGACTAAGTTATGGAAACGATATAGTGAAAAATATACTAAATAA
- a CDS encoding amidohydrolase family protein, producing MKKLLLSLTVIFGILNSYSQDYFPKNDGVNTTNSNYTVFKNATIHTTPDTEIKNGTLVIQKGKIVQVGNTISAPANSVIIDLKGKHIYASFIDLFTNFGIKKPKRKGGSPFSGNPQYEASREGYYWNDHIRPETNALTSFKYDAKKATEYVKEGFGVLNTHMPDGIVRGTGLLVALNNEGTEGDRLLSDRSSQFLSFSKSNKSKQIYPTSLMGAMALLRQMYHDADWYAGGNATNKDLSLEALNRNKNLPQIFEAESRINGFRADKVGDQFKTQYILVGGGDEYARIDKVKATNAKYIIPLDFPEAYDVSDPFMTNLVSLGDMRHWNQAPTNPSVLSKNGITFSLTTHKLKKIADLNDRIIKAIEYGLDKKTAIAALTTVPAQILGKSNLLGSIKKGSYANFLITKSELFSEDNIIYENWVQGRKNIVNDMNVIDINGNYTLTVAGKTYDMSISGKPTKPKTEIKLGETKLGSKINYKNDWVTITFTDTDTTKTQYTRIVSSIAGTPNFWSGKAILPNGAQTSFSVKKKPEESSEKKDKKSTDKKEKPEVLPVVYPNIAYGNSQLPKSESLLFKNATVWTNETDGILTETDVLVKNGKITAIGKNLNDSSAKIIDATGKHLTSGIVDEHSHIAAAAINEAGHNSSAEVTIEDVVSPDDIDIYRNLAGGVTSIQILHGSANPIGGRSAIIKLKWGESAHNLIYPNSPKFIKFALGENVKQSNWQSFSRFPQSRMGVEQLYIDYFSRAKEYHKRKTSGKPYRKDTEMETLAEIINGQRYISCHSYVQSEINMLMKVAEKFNFRINTFTHILEGYKLADKMVAHGVGGSTFSDWWAYKYEVNDAIPYNAAIMHKQGVVTAINSDDGEMSRRLNQEAAKSVKYGGVSEEDALKFVTLNPAKLLHIDDKVGSIKIGKDADLVLWTDHPLSIYAKAEKTIIEGAVYFDLEKDKAMRKSIATERNKLSTMMLKAKNSGLKTQPAKKKEKQHFECETLETIN from the coding sequence ATGAAAAAACTTCTATTATCACTTACGGTGATATTCGGAATTTTAAATTCTTACTCTCAAGATTATTTTCCAAAAAATGATGGGGTTAACACTACCAATTCTAATTACACCGTATTTAAAAACGCAACGATTCACACAACACCTGATACTGAGATCAAAAATGGAACTCTAGTTATCCAAAAGGGTAAGATTGTACAGGTAGGAAATACCATTTCAGCCCCTGCGAATAGTGTGATAATTGACCTAAAGGGAAAGCATATCTATGCTTCTTTTATTGATCTGTTTACCAATTTTGGTATCAAAAAACCTAAACGAAAAGGAGGAAGTCCTTTTAGTGGTAATCCTCAATACGAAGCTTCCCGAGAAGGGTACTACTGGAACGATCACATTCGTCCCGAAACGAATGCTTTAACATCATTTAAATATGACGCCAAAAAAGCGACAGAATATGTAAAAGAAGGGTTTGGAGTACTTAATACACATATGCCCGACGGTATTGTAAGAGGAACGGGACTATTGGTGGCTCTAAATAATGAAGGTACAGAAGGGGATCGATTATTAAGTGATCGTTCATCACAATTCTTATCTTTTTCTAAGAGTAATAAAAGTAAACAAATATACCCTACATCACTTATGGGGGCTATGGCACTTCTAAGACAAATGTATCACGATGCCGATTGGTATGCTGGTGGTAATGCAACCAACAAAGATCTATCATTAGAAGCCTTAAACAGAAATAAAAACCTCCCTCAAATTTTTGAAGCTGAAAGCCGAATAAACGGGTTTAGAGCTGATAAGGTTGGGGATCAATTTAAGACACAATATATACTTGTTGGTGGTGGAGATGAATATGCCAGAATCGACAAAGTAAAAGCTACCAATGCCAAGTATATCATTCCTCTGGATTTTCCTGAAGCCTATGATGTTTCAGATCCTTTTATGACTAATTTGGTAAGCCTCGGAGATATGAGACATTGGAACCAGGCCCCGACAAACCCTTCGGTATTATCAAAAAATGGAATTACCTTTTCTTTGACTACACATAAATTAAAAAAGATAGCAGATCTTAATGATAGAATCATAAAAGCTATTGAGTATGGTCTGGATAAAAAAACTGCCATTGCTGCTCTAACAACAGTACCTGCACAGATTTTGGGAAAGAGTAATCTTTTAGGAAGTATAAAAAAAGGAAGTTATGCCAACTTTCTAATCACTAAAAGCGAATTATTTTCAGAAGACAATATCATTTATGAAAACTGGGTACAGGGTCGTAAAAATATAGTGAATGATATGAATGTTATCGATATTAACGGTAACTATACGCTAACCGTTGCCGGAAAGACTTATGATATGTCTATTTCTGGAAAGCCCACAAAACCTAAAACCGAAATAAAACTTGGTGAAACAAAATTAGGATCCAAAATAAATTATAAAAATGATTGGGTAACTATCACTTTTACCGATACCGACACTACTAAGACCCAATATACAAGAATTGTATCCAGTATTGCTGGTACTCCTAATTTTTGGAGTGGTAAAGCTATTCTTCCTAATGGAGCACAAACTTCTTTTTCTGTAAAAAAGAAACCCGAAGAGTCTTCAGAAAAAAAGGATAAAAAATCAACCGACAAAAAAGAAAAACCCGAAGTTCTTCCTGTGGTGTATCCTAATATAGCATATGGGAACTCTCAATTACCAAAGTCAGAGTCGTTACTATTTAAAAATGCAACAGTTTGGACTAATGAAACCGACGGAATTTTAACAGAGACCGATGTATTAGTCAAAAATGGTAAAATCACTGCTATTGGTAAAAACCTTAATGATAGTAGCGCCAAAATAATAGATGCTACAGGAAAACATCTTACTTCTGGTATTGTTGACGAGCATTCTCATATCGCTGCGGCAGCAATTAATGAAGCTGGACATAATTCTTCTGCCGAAGTAACTATCGAAGATGTTGTTTCTCCAGATGACATCGATATTTATAGAAACCTGGCCGGTGGTGTAACCTCAATTCAGATACTTCACGGTTCTGCCAATCCGATCGGAGGGCGCTCTGCAATCATAAAATTAAAATGGGGAGAGAGTGCTCATAATCTTATCTATCCAAATTCGCCTAAATTTATCAAATTCGCGTTAGGTGAGAATGTAAAACAAAGTAACTGGCAAAGTTTTAGCCGTTTCCCACAATCAAGAATGGGAGTCGAACAATTGTATATAGATTACTTTTCTCGTGCAAAAGAATATCATAAACGTAAAACCAGTGGCAAACCCTATCGCAAGGATACCGAAATGGAAACCCTGGCAGAGATCATAAACGGTCAACGTTATATCAGCTGTCATTCTTATGTGCAAAGTGAGATCAATATGCTAATGAAGGTTGCCGAAAAATTTAATTTTAGAATTAACACTTTTACTCATATCCTAGAAGGATATAAATTAGCAGATAAAATGGTAGCGCATGGTGTTGGAGGGTCTACCTTTTCTGATTGGTGGGCGTACAAATACGAAGTTAATGATGCGATCCCCTATAATGCTGCAATTATGCATAAACAAGGGGTAGTTACTGCAATTAATAGTGATGACGGAGAAATGTCTCGCCGTCTTAATCAGGAAGCTGCAAAATCTGTAAAATACGGTGGTGTAAGCGAAGAAGATGCTTTGAAATTTGTAACTCTTAATCCTGCTAAACTTTTACATATCGATGACAAGGTAGGAAGTATTAAAATAGGTAAAGATGCAGATTTGGTGCTGTGGACAGATCATCCACTATCGATATATGCCAAAGCAGAAAAAACCATAATTGAAGGAGCCGTTTATTTTGACCTTGAAAAAGACAAGGCAATGAGAAAATCTATTGCTACAGAAAGAAACAAACTTTCTACTATGATGCTAAAAGCAAAAAACAGTGGCCTTAAAACCCAACCTGCCAAGAAAAAGGAAAAGCAGCATTTCGAATGTGAAACTTTAGAAACTATTAATTAA